The following proteins come from a genomic window of Aspergillus luchuensis IFO 4308 DNA, chromosome 3, nearly complete sequence:
- a CDS encoding ATG3/ATG10 family protein (COG:S;~EggNog:ENOG410PRC9;~InterPro:IPR007135;~PFAM:PF03987), whose amino-acid sequence MASSLSSRPTLSGFPLLTAEEFETACHAFLDRIHVVDDTKVGWSSIRLDQRATGPILSIARDIGHVGTRDRDEPLPDPEMIEELQWEASEEDPEALIRAPETSVRLQVIYYILLSPTYHVPVLYFQLRQDNHPGPLGIDAVYQHLVPEQYRKELQSIGIMGGISFGYHPDSGTPAFFVHPCQTTDAMRHIAGQLCLTPETYLMIWLGLVGNRLGLQLPKELFTVEGMRTFQGTASHSLD is encoded by the exons ATggcgtcttctctttccagtCGACCGACCTTATCGGGGTTCCCTTTGCTCACTGCCGAGGAATTTGAAACTGCCTGTCACGCCTTTCTAGATCGGATTCACGTGGTGGATGATACCAAGGTGGGATGGTCCTCCATCCGTCTCGATCAGCGG GCAACCGGGCCCATCTTGAGTATTGCAAGGGATATCGGTCATGTGGGTACTCGTGATCGCGACGAGCCCCTCCCGGACCCAGAGATGATCGAAGAACTACAGTGGGAGGCCTCGGAAGAAGATCCC GAAGCTCTCATTCGTGCGCCCGAGACGAGTGTCCGTTTACAggtaatctattatattctgCTTTCTCCCACGTACCACGTCCCTGTCTTGTATTTCCAGTTACGGCAGGACAACCATCCGGGGCCGCTGGGAATTGACGCGGTCTACCAACACCTGGTACCGGAACAATACAGAAAGGAACTCCAGAGCATTGGCATCATGGGTGGTATTAGTTTTGGC TATCATCCAGACTCCGGAACTCCAGCGTTTTTCGTTCATCCATGCCAAACAACGGATGCGATGAGGCACATTGCAGGACAGCTCTGTCTCACTCCCGAGACTTATCTCATGATCTGGCTCGGGTTGGTGGGTAACCGTCTCGGTCTTCAGCTGCCCAAGGAACTCTTCACAGTCGAAGGCATGAGGACATTCCAAGGCACTGCGTCACACAGTTTAGATTGA
- the MSL1 gene encoding U2 snRNP complex subunit MSL1 (COG:A;~EggNog:ENOG410PN5A;~InterPro:IPR000504,IPR012677,IPR035979;~PFAM:PF00076;~TransMembrane:3 (i12-29o35-56i103-121o);~go_function: GO:0003676 - nucleic acid binding [Evidence IEA]) produces MTLRAQSRFNFIRITSCAIFGFHFPLASFPGRGVLFGLLLEVLLGSCSIFPSGLLCRSAVMATRVIPTRGGGQGKPASATGLPNQTLYCTNLPDKLRKHDLRLSLYMLFSTYGTVLDVVAMKTQKMRGQAHIVFKDVQASTQAMRALQGFEFFGKQMKIVYAKGPSDVIARLRGTYSVPTTTSAGQTTGASTELQKSIFSGPPGSAALPSKPSGEVNGEAQAGQGVKRPREEESDEEEAPMDEDSDVPMEASSDED; encoded by the exons ATGACCCTTCGCGCTCAATCCAGGTTCAACTTCATTCGCATCACAAGCTGTGCTATCTTCGGGTTTCACTTTCCATTGGCTTCCTTCCCTGGACGGGGTGTTCTTTTCGGTCTTTTGCTCGAGGTATTGTTGGGAAGCTGCTCTATTTTCCCCTCGGGTCTTCTTTGCCGCTCTGCAGTGATGGCAACCAGAGTAATTCCAACgcgcggtggtggtcaaGGTAAACCCGCTTCAGCCACCGGACTGCCTAACCAAAC TTTGTATTGTACCAATCTCCCAGACAAGCTGCGCAAGCATGACCTACGGTTATCCCTCTATATGCTTTTTTCAACCTACGGCACCGTTCTCGATGTTGTCGCCATGAAGACCCAAAAGATGCGCGGTCAGGCCCATATTGTTTTTAAGGATGTCCAGGCTAGCACACAGGCTATGCGGGCCCTCCAGGGTTTTGAGTTCTTCGGCAAACAAATG AAAATTGTGTATGCTAAAGGTCCCTCGGACGTCATTGCTCGGCTGCGCGGAACGTATAGTGTGCCCACTACAACATCTGCCGGTCAAACCACGGGAGCATCCACAGAGCTCCAGAAATCGATTTTTAGCGGCCCCCCCGGATCGGCGGCTTTGCCGTCGAAGCCCAGCGGAGAAGTCAatggagaagctcaagcagGCCAAGGTGTCAAACGGCCtcgtgaggaggagagcgacgaagaggaagcccCTATGGATGAGGACAGTGATGTGCCAATGGAAGCTTCATCGGATGAAGATTAA
- a CDS encoding WD40 repeat domain-containing protein (BUSCO:EOG09262VPD;~COG:Z;~EggNog:ENOG410PIRY;~InterPro:IPR017383,IPR036322,IPR015943,IPR001680, IPR017986;~PFAM:PF00400;~go_component: GO:0005885 - Arp2/3 protein complex [Evidence IEA];~go_component: GO:0015629 - actin cytoskeleton [Evidence IEA];~go_function: GO:0005515 - protein binding [Evidence IEA];~go_process: GO:0030833 - regulation of actin filament polymerization [Evidence IEA];~go_process: GO:0034314 - Arp2/3 complex-mediated actin nucleation [Evidence IEA]) has translation MAAPEAHHLFHNPIADHSFSPDKATLAVARESNVELYQKSGNKFSLTDELKGHEKTVTGVDIAPNSGRIVTCSQDRNAYVWERTPTGWKPTLVLLRINRAATFVRWSPSEQKFAVGSGARVIAVCYFEEENDWWISKHLKKPIRSTITTLAWHPNSVLLAAGSTDSHARVLSSFIKGVDTRPEPSAWGERLPFNTICGEFLNDSAGWIQGVSFSPSGDALAFTGHDSSVTVVYPSAPEQPPRAMLTIATRLLPFNSLIWNGENEIIAAGHDCEPYRLRGDENGWQLAGTIESKAGPGAGSAREESALNMFRQMDLKGQTQADTQLKTTHQNTISTVRVYEEADGVVRKFSTSGVDGRVVIWTI, from the exons ATGGCCGCTCCCGAAGCTCACCACCTCTTCCATAACCCAATTGCCGatcattctttctctccggATAAGGCGACCCTTGCAGTTGCGCGGGAAAGCAATGTGGAGCTTTATCAGAAGTCCGGCAACAAGTTCTCGTTGACCGATGAACTCAAGGGCCATGAGAAGACGGTGACTGGAGTGGATATCGCTCCCAACAGTGGACGTATTGTTACCTGTTCTCAGG ACCGCAACGCCTACGTCTGGGAACGGACCCCCACGGGTTGGAAGCCAACgctggttcttcttcggATAAACAGGGCTGCTACATTTGTACGGTGGTCACCTTCTGAACAGAAGTTCGCTGTTGGATCTGGTGCTCGCGTGATCGCGGTGTGCTATTttgaagaggagaatgaCTGGTGGATCTCGAAGCACTTGAAGAAGCCCATCCGCAGCACTATTACCACCCTTGCTTGGCATCCAAACTCCGTTCTCCTGGCTGCGGGGTCGACTGACTCTCATGCCCGGGTGCTTTCCAGCTTCATCAAGGGTGTCGACACGCGCCCGGAGCCCAGCGCCTGGGGTGAACGGCTCCCCTTTAACACAATTTGTGGTGAATTCCTGAATGACTCGGCTGGTTGGATCCAAGGTGTATCCTTCTCTCCTAGTGGAGATGCACTTGCCTTTACTGGCCATGATAGCAGTGTCACCGTCGTATACCCTAGTGCGCCGGAACAGCCGCCTCGGGCGATGTTGACTATCGCTACTCGTCTTCTGCCTTTCAACAGTCTTATTTGGAACGGCGAGAACGAGATCATCGCCGCAGGCCAC GATTGCGAACCGTACCGCCTTCGCGGTGACGAGAACGGATGGCAACTTGCTGGGACCATTGAAAGCAAGGCAGGGCCGGGTGCTGGGAGCGCTCGCGAGGAGTCTGCTCTTAATATGTTCCGCCAAATGGACCTCAAGGGACAAACCCAAGCCGACACCCAACTTAAGACTACGCATCAGAATACTATTAGCACCGTTAGGGTCTACGAGGAGGCCGACGGCGTCGTCCGCAAGTTCAGCA CGAGCGGAGTCGATGGCCGCGTTGTTATCTGGACCATCTAG